One genomic window of Chrysiogenia bacterium includes the following:
- the tuf gene encoding elongation factor Tu (EF-Tu; promotes GTP-dependent binding of aminoacyl-tRNA to the A-site of ribosomes during protein biosynthesis; when the tRNA anticodon matches the mRNA codon, GTP hydrolysis results; the inactive EF-Tu-GDP leaves the ribosome and release of GDP is promoted by elongation factor Ts; many prokaryotes have two copies of the gene encoding EF-Tu), producing the protein MAKEKFERTKPHVNVGTIGHVDHGKTTLTAAITKVLADKGQA; encoded by the coding sequence ATGGCCAAGGAGAAATTCGAGCGAACCAAACCCCACGTGAACGTGGGAACGATTGGACACGTCGATCACGGAAAGACGACGCTGACGGCTGCGATCACGAAGGTGCTTGCCGACAAGGGGCAGGCG